The region GTCTTGTGTCAGATAGAGGTATAGATGTAGACAAAATAATGACAAGTAGGTTGAGGATGGTCCCAACAATTCCCAGAAAGGATGGACTCTTCCCTGCTCTCCCTCTTCTGTGGTCTTGGGGATTGATGGATGATCACATAGTTCAGCATTTTGGCCTGATGGGTCAGTGTCTTTCTGAAGCCAGTCTGCATGAGAATGACAGATCCCTTTTACACCGAGAGGAGAAGAAATGATGAAAGAGTGCTTTCATAAATTATGCCATAACAAAAGAACAATTTAGGACATCCCGAGTGCAATAGTTATAGACCTATTATGTCATGAAATCTTGTTTAAATTATGTCCTAAAATGAATGTATACTAGTTATACTAATGTATAACATTTGCATTCTCTGAATATTTGGTACTGTCATCTTGGTGAGACCCTATGTTAGCAAAAGGGGCACATAACAACTATTTCAACCGATCCAATAGTTTGTTAAATAAGTAAACAGCAATTCATACAAACAATGACATTGAATGCCCCTCTTCTATGATGAATATTAAGACCAATATACAGGACGTCCCAGCTAATAAGGGATGGTTGGCAACCACACAATGTACTTAATTCACATTATGTGCACGTCTTTGGATTGTGGGGGAGACTGAAAAGAACAATGGAGGAACCCACACCTGGACTCAAACTTCTTGGTGTGAGATAACTTTGTGCCAAACTACTGAAGAACCTTTTCAAGGAGGACAGTTCTATGAAAAGTGCTGCAAGACAAACTTTCAAAGGTTCATCTAATAACACcataataagaaaaatatgtgATATGTATCTGAAGTTCCTTGAgcacaaagataaaaaaataaaataaataataataattccttaaaaGGGTTCctcaaaaataaaggttctttattggcagcTATGGTTCCATTTAACATCGATGGAagctttccattgcacaaaaggttaaTTATAGTGGGAAAAGGTTCTTCGCATTATTAAAATGCCTTTTACACTAagaaaaatggttattttaagaaccGAAAGATTCTTTGATGTCAAAATTGCATTGCTGGCAAAATTCCCTTTTGAAaccctttattaaaaaaaaaaaaaatatatatatatatttttttttcttggacatTAAATTGCAGTACACTAAAACAGTACATCTCTTGTTTACAAGGCCTGATTCTGCATAAACACTTCAATGTAAGGTAGACTGCTGACCTCTAGTGTCTAGTTCAACCAATTTGAGCTCAACTGCTTTAACTTTCTATGGTCATGTTCATGAGAGGTTCTTACCTGACACAGCATCTGGAAAAGTTCCTCAACTTAAATCACCTTATCTGGGAAAGACTGTGGGAAATTCTGTCTTACCATGTCCCAGGACTCCAAGGTTTGGTCTTCCCTAGCCCACCTACAGACAAAGGCTTATTTAAATCCATCTCCACACAGTATGTGTTGACTATGGCTATAACAGAGATGCTTACACCATTTCTTTCCCATCTTCGATTTCTTCCAGAAAATCATCTTCCAAAAATCAGATGAGCAGAGTCAACTGTGTGCCAGGTCTTCGAGCTAGGTCTTCGGTCTTGGACGTTCTGGCACCAGTGTTTATATTAACACCATGGACATTTGGAGTTTTTCCATTCCTGAGTGTTCTTGAAGATGTAGCTCTGACAGCTGCTGTGGTAACTTCTTCCTGCTCGCGTCTCAGCTGTCTACATCAAACCTACAGCAGAGGTTTCAGACACTCTTCAGGCACGGGCACTGATGACCTGATTCTGTTGGCAAACCAAATTCACCTGGAGAATATAGTGGCATTCACTGCTTCTTTATATAAGAAAACCTGGTGTTGCCTAGCAACCAGCTTAAAGGGAAGCAAAGGAGTTCTGGGATATGAAGGCTTTTGAGAGGACGGTGAATGCAGGAAGATTGTTGCAGCTAGTAAATCAGGCATGttttactgatatatatatatatatatatatatatatatatatatatatatatagtctaaaaCATTTCTACATTTCAATCTATTAAATCGtaacaaatatattacaaatgtaatataGATATAAAAACTGAATACACCACCTCTATGATGactatatttaacattttgatacTGGGGCATAATGTAATACAAATATCtggtaattttattttacagtgagtgagtgagtgagtgagtgagagagagagagatatcctTGATCCTGTAAAGGTCTCTAGCTTACCCTCATAACTTAAGTGTCAAGGCCAACAAGTCtctaaaaattgcatttatttttacctttttatgaCAAGGAAAATTAGTTTATCGTGTGGTGCAACTCTCCGgaataaatgtaatatgcaaaaattAATCATTCATATTTTTCCCCCTTGAAGCTCCATTTATAAATTTCTCTTGGTTTTCAAAAACCaaatgaaaccaacatgaatgtataattaaaataataatagtatcaattgaaatacaattgtttacaatttaaatacattgaattaaaataataaaactaaattctTACTTAAATTCTTTGGATTCATTGACACTCACCAGTAATCTGTCGTTAATGACAGAGGTTTTGCTATTCTGTAATTCCCcttaatgaaacaaaaatatattgcagtatattggaaaatatcatgtaatatattaggcatattttcttatatttattttttccaatatattgcaatatattgaaagcgccaatcatttgtatattctgcaatatattatatatgtatcctcaatatattattaaatgtattcaaatatataaaatattagaaaataaaaagggaaaattacatattacaatatattttaagaaatatattggtaaatatattttcctttcataagggTAATGAACATTTCAGAATTTCAAGATAATAGTCTGTAAAATCCTATTGCATCCTCTAGTGTACACATGTGAAATtacaattagcatttttttttttacacaaaatttaGTATTGCATATTATGcctgaatgtgtatgtgtgtttgtgtgcataaaTACAAACACCCATTATTTAACACCTGTTTCTTGATTAATGCCCTTATCAGACTCCAAATTTCGCAATGACACTGCTTTTAAAGATCTAGGGTTAGGAGTTGAAATACAAAACCTTTGAAACAATAAGATGAATCTCTTCACACTTCACATAGGTATAAAGTAGGAGCTGTTCATGTATTTTATCTCAGAAAACTGCATTTGCAAACCTCTTAAAAAATGCCCCACCATTAAGGTTAAATCGATACTGTTGCTCCACACGATTAAAACATCTTACACGAGTTACTGGCACACAAGTGTTGAGAAttaccctctctctctttctctggagGGACAAATTCGAATCATGTCTTTAGACAAGAAATAACACCTGACAAATATACCGTACATCTGAATCAAGAAGCATGTTCTTTGTAATAACATCAGATACACAGAATTCATACAGTAATCTTGTGACACACCCAGCAGCTTTAGTTTCAAACAAAGggtgctttaaaatattttattgacagaaaaaaaaaaaatacattgaatacTATAGttgaaaatacaacattttaaatatgcagtGGTCTAACATTCGAGTATCTGAAATAAAGATAATCATACTGCAATAGAAAATACAATTATTGTGTATAATACAGTAATTTATGTCAAGTGTTGTTACAGTGATTTTTCTGAATTCGGGAGGTTTGACATCAGTTCCTTCAGTAATCTGAAGAGAGTTTGGACTCGGCATGTAATGTCAAACATTTGGGAGGTTTACGTCAACGAACAATCATCCCAAAGCTGACTAGACTCCTACTTGGACTCTTTTTCTTGATCCAGGAGAGCGGATTTGATTCCCAGCTTCTGAAGTTCCTCCACCAGATCTCCGCTCTGATGCATCTGAAGAAGAATATCGCAGCCGCCTACAAACTCCCCGTTGAAGAACACTTGTGGAATCGTCGGCCAGTTGGACAAAGTCTTTATTCCTTTTAGGGAAAATTAAAGTCACATGTCAGTGGTGTTATTTAACATGACTGTTTCCTTCTCTTTTTAATTCCACTTAAGCACGTCAGAGTCTAGGCTATACTGTTTGGAAACTAACCTCAGTCATGCAGGGTTAACACCTCTTTCTTTCTGCTGCACAGGACTGATAAAGGCAATCAGAGCCGGCAGGACTGGACAGCTGGTGCCGTTAACCTACTACTGCTGTTCTGACCAAACTAACACATTTCAAAGTCACACTGAGTCTCACTCTACGTATAGAAACTGTGGAAGGCCATATCTGCTACAGTTAAGTTAAAAATCAGTAAATCAGAAACATCTCATAGTAACGAGAacatctttaataataataatgagaaacatTCTCATAAACTTAGTTTCTCAATTGTAACAATTCAATTGTAGGTCAATATTATGAGGAAAAAATATCAAGAGAAACTGTCAATTTATTGCCTTATTGATATCTTGCAATAATGGGAAACTTGCTTATTATAATGACTTTACATCTCAAAAATCAGAAACTTACTCATAATAACGGTTTcaaattattgttaaattatCGTTCAGTCATTACTATGATAAAACttgtaataataacaaaacagtaTTACAATTAATAACTCAAAATTCTATGTTTCATTTTCTCATAACAATTACTAAAGGATATTATTTCTcgcaatattattatttacaatttgcaTATTATAGCAaaaatttacatattattattaaaaaaactctTTATTCCTTATAAAGAGAAAGTTTCTGATTATCTATTTAGTCACCTTTATGAGATATTAATGAGAAACTAAGCTGTCCTTTTACAAAAGTATAGTTACAATGagaaacattgtgtgtgtgtgtgtgtgtgtgtgtgtgtactgtatacacacacacacacacacacacacacacaggtgtggagaaagttacttttaaaagtaatgcattacaatattgccttactccataaaaaagtaagtatttagattacttatttactttttatggaaagtaatgcctTATGTTacttttacattactttttaaatctggatagggcttgcttttttgtttttaaaataacattttttgccaaatttaaaaGCCCTTTCACGCCAAAAGTAAAATGAATACACCTCTGGCTGAAGGGCAAGTAAATTTACATCCGTATAGTAGAATGCAGAAGAAGAAATTAAAACACAcctcagcaataataataataataataataataataataataacaataataataataataataataataagacatgtttgTCTAgagtattttttcttctttgtatGGTTGAACTAGATCATCGAAGGTCAGAAGCAAAGACATTGGTTTATAGAAAGGGATTAAATGCATACaagatatttgtgttgttttacatttaatcatggcCGGCTTACATCATATTctgaattgcattattttttattgattttgaggaatactgaatccgtgtttatattttattgttttgtgagtgagatgaattaatggatattaatatttattttagaactaCAGTAACCGATTTCTACcaacatggggacaggagagctgtcaatcaataaaTAGTAACTTgctacttattttaaaaagttacttgaaaaaggtaatctgattacgtaactagcattaatgtaatgcattacccccaacagtgtgtgtgtgtgtgtgtatatacaacttTTAACTCATAATTGTTAGTTTtgccgtttttttttctttttcctataGGTTACAACATTATGAGAATTATGACAAAGGTTATCGTCATTATGAGATACTGTCATTCAAACCAGTATACAACTCCAGTTGGGTAAAAACTCAAAACCCTTCATGACACCATCACCAGGCACTGACCTTCTCTGATATCCTGATCATCCAGCACGTTATAAGCAGCATATCTGTCGACCCCGTGCATTCTCAGGATCTGGACGACGGCGTTGCTGAAGCCGCACATGGGCTGCGCAGGGGTCCCTTTAATGAAGACCACCACTTTGTCCTTCTTCACCATCTCCTCCAGGGTCTTCTGGGCCGCTGAAGAGGAGCACATGAGGCGAGCCCTACCAGACAGCAGCTCTACGTTATTCTGCGCGGTTCTGTACGCGCCCGATCGAAGACACCGTGCTGCCATTATCATAATGCTGTTCATAGTGCAAGTCTGAAAGGTTTGGTAGAGATTAAAACAGGTTTAAATACGTTTGACACTTCTCTTAACAAGCGCCACACAGCCCGCCGAAGTAACTCTCTGGACACAAGTTCCGCCCCTTCGAGTATAAACACTGAAGGATGGAAACTATTGGGTCTCGTTTTTGTCCTCCTCTCTGATTGGTTAAATACTCAGTCAGTCATGATTCTTACACCAGTTACTGTTTATATTGATCTCTAGCAGAGtagaatattttataaaatgtgttaCATTTATCGCCACTGTAATATAGAAAcgtttgttgctttttttttaaagatgtaacAAAGAGTACAGAAAAACTCTTTGGAAGTAATTAGTGAAGGTTTTTTCTTCCGGTACATGCTCCTCCGACTCATTtccgcgaatcggttctttcacacattttatttctaaagatcCGGTTCAAATAAAAGACTCAGTGAttcctcctttttttttaagttcatcaTGTTTCATTGAGTCAGctcattaaatacattatatttagcatttccaacattagtaaaaaaattaaactaggaTTTAGTCCGATTCGTGGACGAATCATTTAGACCGTTTTATTGAAACGGTTCAACTGAATCCGTTTTTGAATCAAGACGAATGATTCATTCCCGAAACTCTGTTTCAGTGAATGTTTGGATTGGTGAAATCCTTGTGTATTTTGTTAGAATTTGTAAGAGGTAAGGCACGTTTAACTACCCGATAATAACAGCGCAGTCTCGAAGCAGTGGCTGGAGACTCAATGAGGCTGCACAGATAAAACCGAAGGAGCAAAAGTCGTGACTTCTCTAGACCTTGAAGTATTACGTGCGATATTCTTTCAACAAGTCATGACCTGTTTCCACGGAGGTGATGGTTTGTTATGTACCGTTACCAATCTCAAAACAGGCAGAGTAAAGCAGTGGCAGTCAGATGTTGTCTGGCAGGAGAAGTGCTCCTTTCAGATACTTTGAATTGCCATAATTAAACTGTGTGTTTTAAACTGAGAAAAGAACGGGGAAACCCCATCTCTGGTCAGTTCAGACTAAcatgttttctctctctattcGTCCCTCCTCACCCCTATCTGTAGTTTTTTCCGGATTCAGTTGGAAGCTTGACTCCACCGTTGCTCACCAGGAGCTCAAtagtgtgtgtgcctgtgttaCTCTTGACTGATTGCACAATAGAGAGCTTAACTGGAAGATaccatcactgaatcatcaataaactgactttagctggaaaaacgactctttgttattgtcctcttgcatttttgacaaactattttcctgtttgacactgtaaagctgctttgacacaatcagtgaTGTATATATTGCTAatcaaataaaggtgacttgacttgatacaGGATTCAGACATTTCTGAGGTATCTACATTTAGCCAATGCATTTAATTTAGTTACCAGGGGAAAGTGTGTTACTTAAGTAAAACCAGAACATGGTTATCATCATTGTGGTTTATTATTAGGCTGTGTTTTGCAAAAGAAGTGACTTTGTACAAAAGGTACTGCAGGACTCACGACCAGACAAgagtgaattatatatatatatatatatatatatatatatatatatatatatatatatatatatatatatatatattatcatttcatgtaaaggaaaagtaatagaaatgtaaagtgtgaatgtagAAACTTCTGTAGAAACAGAAGACAAACGTCCTCATTTATTTAACTCTACATGTCTcttaaaatgaaagtgaacatGCTTATATATTCTCACCTGCGCTAAACCTGTTATATTGTTCTGAAATGACAGCATGTTACTTACACACTGTAATGTCAGGTAAAGCACACATTGTGTAATGGTGATGAAAGAGATGCATTGTTCTTGTGAGTGATTGATTTTGTGAGTTACTCTGGGCTAAATCATTTTCCCATTCCAAGATTAAACAGGTCACAGGAAGCCTCGAGAAGTTCCCATCCACCTTCAGTCTGCTGTCATTACCTTGTGGCAGAGGCTATTCAGGTCGTAGTTCTCCAGCATCACCTGGAGAGGACATTTTTGATATCAAAAGGCAAAAGGTCATCTCAAAATTTCAAGTACTGCAGTACAGCCATAAAGACTCTGCTTAGCTGGGCACAGAAAAGCATGGCAAAGTAAGTGAATTCAATTTACTGAGCCACAATAAATCAAAATTCAAAAATTTACGTAATGAACTTACATTAATGtagtttttaacctttttttgtcTGTGGAAGACAAAATTAGACAGTTTACAGAATGTCCTGATTGCTCTTTTACATGAAATTTCAATTGGAGACTTAAGCTTCAAAAAGAtgcaaaagcacaacaaaagTGTCATAGAAGTGATTGATATGACTCGTGTTTGATATTTTTACaaagctacactgtaaaaaaaaatatatatatacagtacaccttctcattcaaagagttttctttattttcatgactatgacctgaacccagtcgagatggtttaggggtgagctggaccgcagacagaaggcaaaagggccaacaagtgctaagcatctctcggggaactccttcaaggctgttagaagaccatttcaggtgactacctcttgaagctcatcaagagaaagccaagagtgtgcaaagcagtaatcaaagcaaaagaagaacctagaatatgacatattttcagttgtttcacacttttttgttatgtctattattccatatataattccacgtgttcaTTCAACTAAACATTTTGTTGTCACTGTCTCAACTAGTTTGGAAGTTGACTGTAATAGAGTATTTGCCCacttaacttaaaaaaacaagtgAATCCACTTAATAACAATATCACTTATTACTAGATCTTATTGTGAAGACTGTTGCTGACAATCGTTTGCTTACAATCGTTAGCAATCTTGGTGACTTTCAATTCACAATTTTTGGAAATATACTCAATCTACAAATTTGGtaagtaaatatttgtatttattgatttaatatgtGTAAAATTACGTATTGTTGTCTAAGAAGAGTATGTATATACACACTGAACAAAGTTATatatgcaacacttttgtttttgcccccttttttcatgagctgaactcaaagatctaagactttttctatgtacacaaaaggcctatttctgtcaatttttttttcacaaatatgtttaaatatgtgttagtgagcacttctcctttgccgaaataatccatccacctcacaggtgtggcatatcaagatgctgattagacagcatgattattgcacaggtgtgccttaggctggccacaataaaaggccactctaagggtcctttcacatctctagtttgattcatttggtccgaaccaagggcaaacaattagACATTGTACAATGTCCTTTGGCCTATACCACGAtagtagctgaacaaattcagagttacgatttgacaaaaccaaacctctccaatcagGTTTTGTTGgaaccatgatgctgttcatcaactttcatcaactcaggctttgatcctttGAATTTGTGGAGcatgtgcacatgaatgtgtgacatcactggcaagCACACACAGGGTTGCCAGATTGCACAAATTAAAACACTGGACAGAAAGCGTATCCTTAAAGGAGAAAAGCTCTGTTTTGGGGCTTAAAGCTCTTAAAAAAAAGCTTAGAAGAGCaaggataattttttatataatccgattggatttgtttaaaagaagaaagtcatacacacatatgatggcatgagggtgagtaaaacatgcatttttgggttaactaaccctttacTCTGGAACATGCAGTGCAACcgactattatttaaaaggaatacctCTTTATACCAATATATTTTCAGATCATTATTAAAATAGTGGGATTagaaagttaatatatatatgttgcactggtttgtcacattttatgaaattcagaaatcatgtagaataccagtAAAGAAAATAACATGCAACATTTTCCCCCTGTCCGGGGGTGTATTTTCCTCTTatttctttgtgttcagcagaacaaatatatatgtatgtgtatatatattaagtgATGGGCctttatcggcgttaacgtgctgcgttaacgtgagactcttatcaggcgataaaaaaaaatatatatatcaccgttaatc is a window of Carassius auratus strain Wakin chromosome 45, ASM336829v1, whole genome shotgun sequence DNA encoding:
- the LOC113063019 gene encoding glutaredoxin-related protein 5, mitochondrial-like, whose translation is MNSIMIMAARCLRSGAYRTAQNNVELLSGRARLMCSSSAAQKTLEEMVKKDKVVVFIKGTPAQPMCGFSNAVVQILRMHGVDRYAAYNVLDDQDIREGIKTLSNWPTIPQVFFNGEFVGGCDILLQMHQSGDLVEELQKLGIKSALLDQEKESK